The following are encoded in a window of Desulfovibrio legallii genomic DNA:
- a CDS encoding Fur family transcriptional regulator — protein MTAKLRTVGLPEFLDFMNRKGLNTTSQRRTIAEAFFELPGHHSLEEFYQHILQRDPGIGQTTVYRTLKLLCDAGLALEIHFSDGITRYEVAKPDSHHDHLVCLGCGKIVEICDPRIEKLQRKLAEKYGFKLRGHVHNLYGLCAECRAKAAEEL, from the coding sequence ATGACAGCAAAATTGAGGACCGTGGGCCTGCCGGAATTTCTGGACTTCATGAACCGCAAGGGCCTGAACACCACCTCGCAGCGGCGGACCATTGCCGAAGCGTTTTTTGAGCTGCCCGGCCACCATTCGCTGGAAGAGTTCTACCAGCACATTCTGCAGCGCGATCCCGGCATCGGCCAGACCACCGTCTACCGCACGCTCAAGTTGCTCTGCGACGCGGGCCTGGCCCTGGAAATCCACTTCAGCGACGGCATCACTCGCTATGAAGTAGCCAAGCCGGACAGCCACCACGACCACCTGGTCTGCCTCGGCTGCGGCAAAATTGTGGAGATCTGCGACCCCCGCATTGAAAAACTGCAACGCAAACTGGCCGAAAAATACGGCTTCAAACTGCGGGGCCACGTCCACAACCTCTACGGCCTCTGCGCCGAGTGCCGGGCCAAGGCGGCGGAAGAGCTCTGA
- the ahpC gene encoding alkyl hydroperoxide reductase subunit C: MENLINKKVAPFSVQAYQAGELKAVTDADMQGHWSVVFFYPADFTFVCPTELEDLAENYAAFKKLNCEIYSVSTDSAFVHKAWADASPNIAKIRYPMLADCAGELSRAFGVMIEGAGQALRGSFVINPDGVIKAYEIHDTSIGRNVEELLRKLEAAQFVAEHGDQVCPARWKPGKATLKPGLDLVGKL, encoded by the coding sequence ATGGAAAATCTGATTAACAAAAAGGTGGCTCCGTTCAGCGTGCAGGCCTATCAGGCCGGGGAACTGAAGGCCGTGACCGATGCGGATATGCAGGGGCACTGGTCCGTGGTGTTTTTTTACCCGGCGGACTTTACTTTTGTCTGCCCCACGGAGCTGGAAGACCTGGCCGAGAATTACGCGGCCTTCAAGAAACTTAACTGCGAAATCTATTCCGTCTCCACGGACAGCGCCTTTGTGCACAAGGCCTGGGCCGACGCCTCGCCCAACATTGCCAAGATCCGGTACCCCATGCTGGCGGACTGCGCGGGTGAGCTTTCGCGCGCTTTCGGCGTGATGATTGAGGGGGCTGGCCAGGCGCTGCGCGGCAGTTTTGTCATTAACCCCGATGGGGTGATCAAAGCCTATGAAATCCACGATACCAGCATCGGCCGGAACGTGGAGGAGCTGCTGCGCAAGCTGGAGGCCGCCCAGTTTGTGGCTGAACACGGCGATCAGGTTTGCCCCGCCCGCTGGAAGCCGGGCAAGGCCACGCTGAAGCCGGGGCTGGATCTGGTGGGCAAGTTGTAA